A single Bacteroidales bacterium DNA region contains:
- a CDS encoding ABC transporter substrate-binding protein/permease: MGRTGIFGVIFCFLVLVSCQKKTTTITDLSMLEGGKAFAVPTGTVADQFVLKRFPDAQIKYFNTVLDCALAVKTGKADAAVYDKPILQNIAAKNDGLVVLPEMLFDDQYGFAVQLENQGLKTAMDDVLAELQSNGIYDDMMQRWFPGHGDPSPMPLIEWDGQDGVLRFGTAAVTEPMSFVDASHEVVGFDIEFAARIAKKLNKRLEIVDMEFGAMLPALIAGKVDMIGAGLSITEERAKKVLFSKSYYPSGIAALVKGQLLNEKAIAVGKFTTVDDIRDKRIAVLLGSIYDGYVNKTYPEAKVFQYQNVTDILTALKTDKADVTFYDHISLPEILNENPDLGILAQDVFFAGIAAGFNEENDTLREHFNAFLQTIKTNGIYDDMTSRWIDEGVKEMPDIILTSSSGSLRAGVVGDLGMPFSLYQEGEITGFDIELGKRFAAYLGKEYIPVDMPFGSLIAAISSGKIDLITATMMITEEREKRIDFSDPYHRSGATLIALKKNLSAYRDEDAGETGKSFLGKMAESFHDNMVLEKRYLLILNGLKTTVIISLFSAILGTLLGGIICFMRMSKKRILSGIAGLFITLIRGTPVLVLLMIIFYIIFASVNINPVIAAIIAFGINFGAYVSEMFRTSIQSIDRGQKEAGIASGFSKVQTFIHIIMPQALRQVLPVYKGEFISMVKMTSIVGYVAVQDLTKASDIIRSRTFDAFFPLIMAAVIYLLIAWLLTWALSRVEISVDPKRKRLRKEVEVRV; encoded by the coding sequence ATGGGTCGGACGGGTATCTTTGGTGTTATTTTCTGTTTTCTTGTACTGGTATCGTGTCAGAAAAAAACGACAACCATTACTGATCTTTCGATGCTGGAGGGAGGAAAGGCGTTTGCCGTTCCGACGGGGACTGTGGCGGACCAGTTTGTGCTGAAGAGATTTCCGGATGCTCAGATCAAGTATTTCAATACGGTGCTGGATTGCGCTCTGGCAGTCAAAACCGGCAAAGCTGATGCAGCCGTGTACGACAAACCCATCCTGCAGAACATAGCGGCCAAGAACGACGGACTGGTGGTCTTACCGGAGATGCTGTTTGATGATCAGTACGGTTTTGCGGTCCAGCTGGAAAACCAGGGGCTGAAAACGGCCATGGATGACGTGCTGGCAGAGCTTCAATCCAATGGCATTTATGATGACATGATGCAGCGTTGGTTCCCGGGGCACGGTGATCCTTCGCCCATGCCTTTGATCGAATGGGACGGACAGGATGGGGTCCTTCGGTTCGGAACAGCAGCCGTCACTGAACCCATGTCGTTCGTTGATGCCAGTCATGAAGTCGTCGGATTTGACATCGAATTTGCCGCCCGCATTGCAAAGAAACTGAACAAACGTTTGGAGATCGTCGATATGGAATTCGGTGCCATGTTGCCTGCCCTTATTGCCGGCAAGGTGGATATGATTGGCGCCGGACTGTCCATCACGGAAGAAAGGGCAAAAAAAGTGCTTTTCTCCAAAAGTTATTACCCCAGTGGTATAGCTGCGCTTGTCAAAGGGCAGCTCCTAAACGAAAAAGCCATTGCTGTCGGAAAATTCACAACAGTTGACGACATCAGGGATAAGCGGATCGCCGTTCTGCTTGGCTCCATCTACGATGGATATGTGAACAAGACCTATCCTGAAGCAAAAGTATTTCAGTATCAAAATGTTACCGATATTCTGACCGCTTTGAAGACTGACAAGGCTGATGTGACCTTTTATGACCATATTTCGTTGCCTGAAATTCTGAATGAAAATCCGGACCTGGGAATCCTGGCGCAGGATGTGTTTTTTGCAGGAATCGCTGCCGGCTTTAACGAGGAAAATGATACGCTAAGGGAGCATTTCAATGCATTCCTTCAGACCATCAAAACCAATGGCATCTATGACGATATGACCAGCCGCTGGATCGATGAAGGAGTGAAAGAAATGCCGGATATCATCCTAACGTCTTCTTCCGGCTCATTGAGGGCAGGTGTGGTCGGTGACCTGGGAATGCCGTTCTCACTTTACCAGGAAGGAGAAATCACCGGGTTCGACATTGAGCTCGGGAAACGGTTTGCTGCTTATCTGGGAAAGGAATACATCCCGGTGGATATGCCATTCGGCAGCCTGATCGCTGCCATCTCCTCCGGTAAAATAGATCTCATCACGGCTACGATGATGATCACGGAAGAAAGGGAAAAAAGAATTGATTTTTCTGACCCATACCATCGTTCCGGGGCCACGTTGATCGCCTTGAAAAAGAACCTGTCGGCCTACCGGGATGAAGATGCCGGTGAGACCGGCAAATCCTTCCTGGGCAAGATGGCCGAAAGCTTTCACGATAACATGGTTCTGGAAAAAAGGTATCTGCTGATCCTGAATGGGTTGAAAACCACGGTGATTATCTCCCTCTTTTCAGCTATCCTGGGCACCCTGCTGGGTGGGATTATCTGTTTTATGAGAATGTCGAAGAAAAGAATCCTTTCCGGTATCGCCGGCCTGTTTATAACCCTGATACGGGGTACCCCTGTGCTGGTGCTGCTGATGATCATTTTTTACATCATCTTTGCTTCAGTGAACATCAATCCGGTGATTGCTGCCATCATTGCCTTCGGCATCAATTTCGGTGCGTACGTGTCGGAAATGTTCCGGACCTCCATCCAGAGCATCGACAGGGGGCAGAAGGAAGCAGGTATTGCATCCGGATTTTCCAAAGTTCAAACTTTCATCCATATCATTATGCCCCAGGCATTGCGCCAGGTGCTCCCGGTTTACAAGGGAGAGTTCATTTCAATGGTAAAAATGACCTCCATCGTCGGTTATGTGGCTGTCCAGGATCTGACCAAAGCAAGCGATATTATCCGAAGCCGCACCTTTGATGCTTTTTTCCCGCTCATCATGGCAGCAGTCATCTATTTGCTGATTGCTTGGCTGTTGACCTGGGCGCTGAGCCGGGTGGAAATCTCGGTAGATCCTAAACGAAAACGCTTAAGGAAAGAAGTGGAGGTAAGGGTATGA
- a CDS encoding TolC family protein, whose protein sequence is MIKRKRNSKGPADASPGLLAMSILLLCSSFSFSQSATVLNIDSCYFLAERNYPLIRQYDLIEKTKEYTISNAHKAYLPQISITGIGAYIISGLPSIDIPMMEPAEEHDFQFIGIGQIQQTIWDGGATRTQKEVATANAAAESANADVSIYEVRERVNQLYFGILLIDEQLRQLSILNDNLARGLNSAKLTKEQGLTYQTDVDEVRTELLNAGQRQIEFNFARKGYVDMLAFMMGTELPDSVQLETPLAVESYASLTVSRPELTVFSSQLKLIEATSSFDKVSVMPKFGLMGAGILMEPGMSFATETLSSLALAGLSVSWNTAGLYKLSNNKKLNQLKMDLITNQQETFLFNNHLQLMQLSSEIEKQNAILGNDDEMVSLRGKIKNGYQLKYDNGICSMNELISAINKESEARSARALHQMQLLMSLYDYKIKTGH, encoded by the coding sequence ATGATAAAACGAAAAAGAAATTCAAAAGGACCGGCGGACGCAAGCCCGGGACTTTTGGCTATGAGTATTTTACTCCTGTGTTCATCTTTTTCTTTCTCACAATCAGCGACCGTTCTGAACATCGACAGCTGTTATTTTCTGGCCGAAAGGAACTATCCCTTGATCAGGCAATATGACCTCATTGAAAAAACAAAAGAGTATACGATTTCAAACGCCCATAAAGCCTATCTTCCCCAGATAAGCATTACAGGGATCGGTGCCTACATCATCAGTGGATTGCCGAGCATTGATATCCCAATGATGGAACCTGCTGAAGAACACGATTTTCAATTCATTGGCATCGGCCAGATCCAGCAAACCATCTGGGATGGCGGAGCTACCCGTACACAAAAAGAGGTAGCTACAGCAAATGCTGCAGCTGAAAGCGCAAATGCAGATGTCTCCATTTATGAAGTTCGTGAACGTGTCAATCAGCTGTATTTCGGAATATTACTGATCGATGAGCAACTCAGGCAGCTTTCCATCCTGAACGACAACCTGGCTCGCGGCTTGAACAGTGCCAAGCTGACCAAGGAACAGGGATTGACTTACCAGACAGATGTGGATGAGGTGAGGACCGAACTGCTGAATGCCGGCCAGAGGCAAATTGAATTCAATTTCGCACGGAAGGGATATGTGGATATGCTTGCCTTCATGATGGGTACCGAACTCCCGGACAGTGTACAACTGGAAACGCCACTGGCTGTGGAATCTTACGCGTCGTTGACCGTAAGCAGGCCCGAGTTGACCGTATTTTCCAGCCAGCTAAAGCTGATCGAAGCAACATCTTCATTTGACAAGGTCAGTGTCATGCCGAAATTTGGATTGATGGGTGCCGGAATTTTAATGGAGCCCGGCATGAGTTTCGCCACGGAAACCTTATCATCGCTGGCTCTTGCAGGATTGAGCGTATCATGGAATACCGCAGGATTATATAAATTATCAAACAATAAAAAACTCAATCAGCTGAAAATGGACCTGATCACCAACCAGCAGGAAACGTTCCTGTTCAACAACCATCTGCAATTGATGCAGCTCTCAAGCGAAATCGAAAAACAAAATGCCATCCTCGGCAATGATGATGAAATGGTATCATTGAGGGGCAAGATCAAAAACGGTTATCAGCTGAAATACGACAACGGCATTTGTTCGATGAATGAATTGATCAGCGCCATCAACAAGGAAAGTGAAGCCAGAAGCGCACGGGCATTGCATCAAATGCAACTGCTCATGAGCCTTTATGACTACAAAATAAAAACCGGTCATTGA
- a CDS encoding phosphoadenylyl-sulfate reductase, whose product MNNSSDIAERIRQLNAKFQNASAQEVLSYFIKTFPEKVTFSTSLGVEDQVITHLIASMDKKANIFTLDSGRLFQETYDLLHITEVRYAIRIHVFFPNAGKVEKMVREKGINLFYDSVENRKLCCEIRKTDSLKRALRGKDVWISGLRREQSFTRKDTLVVEWDEHYRLFKVNPLAYWTSEMVWDHLRRYRIPYNPLHDKGFPSIGCQPCTRAVETGEDIRAGRWWWEADGHRECGIHRS is encoded by the coding sequence TTGAATAATTCTTCAGACATAGCGGAACGTATTCGACAACTCAATGCTAAATTTCAAAATGCTTCCGCACAGGAGGTTCTTTCTTATTTTATAAAGACTTTTCCGGAAAAGGTTACTTTCTCTACCAGTTTAGGTGTTGAAGATCAGGTGATCACTCACCTGATCGCTTCTATGGATAAGAAAGCGAATATTTTCACACTCGATTCAGGGAGATTATTTCAAGAAACTTACGACTTGCTGCATATCACGGAAGTCCGGTATGCCATCAGGATCCACGTATTTTTCCCGAATGCGGGCAAAGTTGAAAAAATGGTCCGGGAAAAGGGGATCAACTTATTTTACGATAGTGTTGAAAACAGGAAACTGTGTTGCGAAATACGCAAAACTGACTCCCTGAAGCGGGCTCTCCGGGGTAAAGACGTCTGGATCTCCGGACTGCGGCGTGAGCAATCCTTTACCCGTAAAGATACGTTAGTGGTGGAGTGGGATGAACACTATCGTTTATTCAAGGTCAATCCCTTGGCTTACTGGACTTCAGAAATGGTATGGGACCATCTCCGCCGGTACAGGATCCCTTACAATCCCCTCCATGACAAAGGCTTTCCCAGCATAGGCTGCCAGCCGTGCACGCGTGCTGTTGAAACGGGCGAGGATATCCGGGCGGGACGGTGGTGGTGGGAAGCCGATGGACACAGGGAGTGCGGGATACACCGGAGCTGA
- a CDS encoding amino acid ABC transporter ATP-binding protein — MIIVRNLSKHFGSLVVLRDVNVEIRKSEIITIIGPSGSGKSTFLRCLNLLETPTGGSILIDAIPLLGSKTDVPKLRQKMGMVFQSFNLYSHLSVLENLTLGPVKLRGMKRLEASRKAMELLKLVGLTEKANSFPDELSGGQKQRVAIARCMAMEPEILLFDEPTSALDPTMVSEVLAVIRRLAKEGITMVIVTHEMGFARNISSRVLYMDEGIIYEEGPPEQIFENPQKGKTRAFIHRIRSWHYAISSRDYDLYHLQADLEAFCDKHMLPQKTKDVLVHIAEEVLGIQSDYTDLSLNLHFSEKDGNLEMVCESAGAPVNPLADGTLEDEIGLRLIRARSESVEYKFEGEKNILSLRIKS, encoded by the coding sequence ATGATCATCGTCAGAAATCTTTCAAAACATTTTGGCAGCCTGGTTGTCTTGCGTGATGTCAATGTAGAAATCCGGAAAAGTGAGATCATTACCATCATTGGTCCTTCCGGATCCGGGAAAAGCACCTTCCTCCGTTGCCTTAACCTGCTTGAGACCCCAACGGGGGGAAGCATTCTGATCGACGCGATCCCCTTGCTCGGCAGTAAGACGGATGTCCCAAAACTCAGGCAGAAGATGGGCATGGTCTTCCAGTCGTTCAACCTGTACTCCCATTTATCAGTGCTGGAGAACCTGACCCTTGGGCCGGTCAAATTGCGGGGCATGAAACGGTTGGAAGCCAGCAGAAAAGCGATGGAACTGCTCAAGCTGGTGGGTTTGACGGAAAAGGCGAACAGTTTTCCGGACGAACTGTCCGGCGGGCAGAAACAGCGCGTGGCCATTGCCCGCTGTATGGCCATGGAACCGGAGATCCTGCTTTTCGATGAACCCACTTCAGCCCTTGATCCGACGATGGTCAGTGAAGTACTCGCTGTGATCCGCCGCCTGGCGAAGGAAGGCATCACCATGGTGATCGTTACGCACGAGATGGGGTTTGCAAGGAACATTTCAAGCCGTGTCCTTTATATGGATGAAGGGATCATCTATGAAGAGGGCCCGCCGGAGCAGATCTTTGAAAATCCACAGAAAGGGAAGACCAGGGCTTTCATCCACCGGATCCGCAGCTGGCACTATGCCATTTCCAGCAGGGATTATGACCTGTACCACCTGCAGGCTGATCTGGAGGCATTCTGCGACAAGCATATGCTGCCTCAAAAGACAAAAGACGTTCTGGTGCATATTGCAGAAGAGGTGCTTGGAATTCAATCTGATTATACGGATCTTAGCCTGAACCTCCATTTTTCTGAAAAGGACGGCAACCTTGAAATGGTCTGTGAAAGCGCCGGTGCACCTGTCAATCCACTTGCGGATGGCACGCTGGAGGATGAAATAGGATTAAGGCTGATCAGGGCACGGTCGGAAAGTGTTGAGTACAAATTTGAGGGTGAGAAAAATATCCTATCTCTGAGAATTAAAAGCTGA
- a CDS encoding DUF5009 domain-containing protein: MVFPLFMFISGVAIPYAITGKLEQGEPKAKLAKKVIKRALILVLLGFLYNGILEFHFATQRYPSVLGQIGLAYLIAALIVVYSQKIWVRGLWILGILAGIALLQLAVPVPGAGAGMLTPEGCINGYIDRLILPGTLYGKVFDPEGILCIISAASVVLIGSMAGFLLRSGRFTPYRNAIFLAASGGILIAAARFLSPVYPFIKAAWTSTFDLLTAVISLVLLALFYLLVDVWKGEKWSFFLRVIGMNSITIYLAVRMINFRNTSDFLVGGLKRLFGDFSPVILSMGLLTLEWMLLYFLYQKKIFLRV; encoded by the coding sequence CTGGTCTTTCCGCTATTCATGTTTATATCGGGTGTAGCGATCCCTTACGCAATAACCGGAAAACTGGAGCAGGGCGAACCCAAAGCAAAACTTGCCAAAAAGGTGATCAAACGGGCTTTGATCCTGGTGTTGCTGGGATTCCTATACAATGGAATCCTTGAATTTCATTTTGCCACACAGCGGTACCCATCGGTGCTGGGGCAGATCGGGCTTGCTTACCTGATTGCCGCGCTCATCGTGGTATATTCACAAAAAATATGGGTCCGTGGTCTTTGGATTCTTGGCATTCTGGCCGGGATAGCCCTGCTCCAGCTGGCCGTGCCTGTACCGGGAGCCGGGGCGGGGATGCTTACGCCTGAAGGGTGCATCAATGGCTATATCGATCGTTTGATTTTACCGGGTACGCTTTACGGGAAGGTATTCGACCCGGAAGGCATACTGTGCATCATTTCAGCAGCTTCTGTGGTACTGATCGGATCCATGGCTGGCTTTTTACTTCGCTCCGGGCGTTTTACACCCTATAGGAATGCAATTTTTCTGGCTGCCTCGGGTGGCATCCTGATCGCTGCAGCCAGGTTTCTTTCCCCGGTTTATCCCTTCATCAAGGCTGCCTGGACGAGCACATTTGACCTGCTGACCGCAGTCATCAGCCTGGTGCTGCTGGCATTATTCTACCTGCTGGTAGATGTGTGGAAAGGTGAGAAATGGTCTTTCTTCCTGCGAGTGATCGGGATGAACTCCATCACGATCTATCTCGCTGTCCGGATGATCAACTTCAGGAACACCAGCGATTTTCTGGTGGGCGGACTCAAACGGTTATTTGGTGATTTCAGCCCCGTGATCCTCTCAATGGGACTTCTCACGCTTGAATGGATGCTCCTGTATTTTCTTTACCAAAAGAAGATTTTTCTGCGGGTGTGA
- a CDS encoding DUF1343 domain-containing protein, whose product MRYSILISLILVLGFCKQQVSQTYDTLPVTHPELRVGAERTEIYFPELDGKQVACVANQTSMIGKVHLVDSLVRAGIRVAKVFAPEHGFRGLQAAGEDVSNQIDRKTGIPIVSLYGNRKKPAPDDLKGIGVVLFDIQDVGARFYTYISTLTYVMEACAENGIPLIVLDRPNPNGDYVDGPVLENGYESFVGLHPVPVVHGMTVGEYAQMVNGEGWLRNGIRAALNVIPVEGYTHSTRYSLPVAPSPNLPNDTAVCLYPSVCFFEGTVVSVGRGTDHPFQVIGHPYFLLGSYLFTPESRPEALHPPYEGQHCYGASLTGSFEVCQRSRQLNLLWLIHHYDYWDKQVKDRGSFFSDYFDKLAGNSTLRQQITERKTEEQIRSSWQEGLTKFKSIRQKYLLYPE is encoded by the coding sequence ATGAGATATTCGATTTTAATCAGCCTGATTCTCGTGCTTGGTTTCTGCAAGCAGCAGGTTTCGCAGACTTACGATACGCTACCTGTTACGCATCCTGAACTGAGGGTCGGTGCGGAGCGGACGGAAATATATTTCCCTGAACTGGATGGGAAACAAGTTGCCTGCGTGGCCAACCAGACCTCCATGATCGGGAAGGTACACCTCGTGGACAGCCTTGTCAGGGCTGGCATTCGTGTCGCAAAAGTCTTTGCGCCCGAGCACGGCTTCAGGGGTCTGCAGGCCGCAGGAGAAGACGTCAGCAATCAGATTGACCGGAAGACAGGCATCCCAATCGTATCGCTGTACGGGAACCGGAAGAAACCTGCCCCCGACGACCTGAAAGGTATCGGGGTGGTTTTGTTCGACATTCAGGATGTTGGAGCACGATTCTATACCTATATTTCAACCCTGACTTACGTCATGGAGGCGTGTGCTGAGAACGGGATCCCCTTGATTGTGCTGGACAGGCCGAATCCCAACGGGGACTATGTAGACGGCCCTGTGCTCGAAAATGGATACGAATCCTTTGTGGGATTGCATCCGGTGCCTGTTGTCCACGGGATGACCGTGGGAGAATATGCACAGATGGTCAACGGGGAAGGATGGCTTCGCAATGGCATCAGAGCCGCACTCAACGTGATTCCGGTTGAAGGATACACCCATTCCACACGCTATTCGCTGCCTGTCGCGCCATCGCCCAACCTTCCGAACGACACGGCCGTCTGCCTCTACCCATCGGTCTGTTTTTTTGAAGGTACCGTGGTCAGCGTTGGCAGGGGGACCGACCATCCCTTCCAGGTGATCGGTCACCCCTATTTCCTGCTTGGCAGTTATCTGTTCACCCCTGAAAGCAGGCCAGAAGCTCTGCATCCGCCCTATGAAGGGCAGCATTGCTATGGAGCAAGCCTTACAGGCTCCTTTGAGGTCTGTCAGAGATCCCGCCAGCTAAACCTGTTGTGGCTGATCCATCATTATGATTACTGGGACAAGCAGGTGAAGGACCGGGGAAGCTTTTTCAGCGATTATTTCGATAAACTGGCAGGCAACTCCACCCTCAGGCAGCAGATCACGGAACGAAAAACCGAAGAACAGATCCGCTCCTCCTGGCAGGAAGGCCTAACCAAATTCAAATCCATCCGCCAGAAATATCTCCTTTATCCTGAATAA
- a CDS encoding ABC transporter permease, with translation MNLELFIANRIVARGEPGFARPITRITIFSIVLGLAAMIVSMAIVTGFQQQIRDKVIGFGSHIQITRYDSNVSYEPEAVELEQTYLDRIREIDGVQHVQPFSIKAGIMKTEDQMEGVVLKGVGSDFDWSFFGGRMTEGTIFRVSDTGKTDAIILSKNLASRLELSVGQEIRMYFIIDNTTRGRKFRISGIYETGLEDFDNTYVLGDIGHIQKLNNWTPGQVSGYEIMINDFRDLDKITQTVYNEIPYDLDAMNIRQLYPQMFDWLELQDTNVAIILVLMVLVAGITMISTLLILILERTNMIGILKALGATDWRVRKIFLYNALYLIGKGLLWGDILGLGLCLVQKHFGLIRLPQESYYVSVVPINLDPVHIVLLNLGTLIICSLMLIVPSYIIARIMPAKAIRFN, from the coding sequence ATGAATTTAGAGCTCTTCATCGCCAATCGCATCGTTGCACGAGGTGAACCGGGATTCGCCCGGCCCATCACCCGAATCACCATCTTCAGCATTGTGCTTGGACTGGCTGCGATGATCGTATCGATGGCCATCGTTACCGGTTTCCAGCAACAGATCCGCGACAAGGTCATTGGCTTCGGGTCACACATCCAGATCACCCGCTATGACTCCAACGTTTCCTATGAACCGGAAGCGGTAGAACTGGAGCAAACTTATCTTGACCGGATCAGGGAAATCGATGGAGTTCAGCATGTTCAACCCTTTTCCATCAAGGCTGGCATCATGAAGACGGAAGACCAGATGGAGGGAGTGGTGCTGAAAGGTGTGGGGAGTGACTTTGACTGGTCATTTTTTGGCGGCCGAATGACTGAAGGAACGATTTTCCGGGTGAGTGACACGGGTAAAACAGATGCGATCATTCTTTCCAAAAACCTGGCTTCACGTCTTGAATTATCGGTGGGACAGGAAATCCGGATGTATTTTATCATCGATAACACTACCCGCGGTCGCAAATTCCGCATTTCAGGCATCTACGAAACAGGATTGGAGGATTTTGACAACACCTACGTGCTGGGAGATATCGGTCACATACAAAAACTCAACAACTGGACTCCGGGACAGGTTTCGGGATATGAAATCATGATCAATGACTTCAGGGATCTGGACAAGATTACCCAGACTGTCTATAATGAGATCCCTTATGACCTGGATGCCATGAACATACGGCAACTTTATCCCCAGATGTTCGACTGGCTGGAATTGCAGGATACGAACGTTGCCATCATCCTGGTGTTGATGGTGCTTGTGGCTGGGATCACCATGATATCCACCCTGTTGATCCTCATCCTGGAGCGCACCAATATGATCGGTATCCTGAAAGCACTGGGTGCTACCGACTGGAGGGTCAGAAAAATCTTTCTCTATAATGCACTATATCTGATCGGCAAGGGTTTGCTGTGGGGAGACATCCTTGGGCTTGGCCTTTGCCTTGTTCAGAAGCATTTCGGCCTGATCAGGCTTCCCCAGGAATCTTATTATGTGTCGGTAGTGCCCATAAACCTGGACCCGGTACACATAGTTTTGCTTAACCTTGGAACGTTGATCATCTGTTCATTGATGCTGATCGTGCCTTCGTACATCATTGCCCGGATCATGCCGGCGAAAGCGATACGGTTCAATTGA